A genome region from Neisseria meningitidis includes the following:
- the speB gene encoding agmatinase produces MQYSTLAGQTDNSLVSNNFGFLRLPLNFMPYESHADWVITGVPYDMAVSGRSGARFGPEAIRRASVNLAWEHRRFPWTFDVRERLNIIDCGDLVFSFGDSRDFVEKMEAHAGKLLSSGKRCLSLGGDHFITLPLLRAHARYFGKLALIHFDAHTDTYDNGSEYDHGTMFYTAPKEGLIDPSRSVQIGIRTEHSKKLPFTVLSAPKVNEDSVEETVRKIKETVGNMPVYLTFDIDCLDPSFAPGTGTPVCGGLSSDRALKILRGLTDLDIVGMDVVEVAPSYDQSDITALAGATIALEMLYLQGAKKD; encoded by the coding sequence ATGCAATACAGCACACTGGCAGGACAAACCGACAACTCCCTCGTTTCCAATAATTTCGGGTTTTTGCGCCTGCCGCTTAATTTTATGCCGTATGAAAGTCATGCCGATTGGGTTATTACCGGTGTGCCTTATGATATGGCGGTTTCAGGGCGTTCCGGCGCGCGTTTCGGTCCTGAAGCCATCCGGCGCGCCTCCGTCAACCTCGCTTGGGAGCACCGCAGGTTTCCATGGACATTTGATGTGCGCGAACGCCTGAACATTATTGATTGCGGCGACTTGGTTTTTTCTTTTGGCGACAGCAGGGATTTTGTCGAAAAAATGGAAGCGCACGCCGGCAAATTACTTTCTTCCGGCAAACGCTGTTTGAGTTTGGGCGGCGACCATTTCATTACCCTCCCGTTGTTGCGCGCCCACGCCCGCTATTTCGGCAAACTCGCACTGATTCATTTTGACGCGCACACCGACACCTACGACAACGGCAGCGAATACGACCACGGTACGATGTTCTATACCGCCCCCAAGGAAGGCCTCATCGACCCGTCCCGTTCCGTACAAATCGGCATACGCACCGAACACAGTAAAAAATTGCCTTTTACTGTGTTGTCCGCCCCTAAAGTCAATGAAGACAGTGTTGAAGAGACCGTCCGTAAAATCAAAGAAACCGTCGGCAATATGCCCGTTTACCTGACTTTCGACATAGACTGCCTCGACCCGTCGTTCGCACCCGGGACCGGTACGCCCGTATGCGGCGGCTTGAGCAGCGACAGGGCATTAAAAATCCTACGTGGGCTGACGGATCTCGACATCGTCGGTATGGATGTTGTAGAAGTTGCCCCCTCTTACGACCAATCCGACATTACCGCTTTGGCCGGCGCCACAATTGCCTTGGAAATGCTTTACCTTCAAGGTGCGAAAAAGGACTGA
- a CDS encoding L,D-transpeptidase yields the protein MICRKPIGHTPYFDMNKTICRTAALLISGFSYANTVIPDVSPVAQGQHVFINIPQQRLFLYTDGKLTKVYPVAVGRAMTQTNLGEHKIGAKAYNPVWYIPKSIQKERGDGVKTIAAGPDNPLGPVFVRLGDPKLGLGIHGTNAPASVPGVRSHGCVRMKSPDALEFAKTIASGSPASVIYQMAGLNEDADRNLWLAAFRDPYGKNNLDIASLKKSIAQWAKTQGKTIAPEKVDAVLKDRTGSAVCLTCGKNGKMKMPLKSLAWIQGSSSYSQAEVIEQTEETNSAEISETRTPEVPDVHTPEAQPHLNTQSDGTPTAYTEPAADSSPQVETPDQAASEPVDVLFSIDVIRQGNLRLGN from the coding sequence ATGATTTGCCGAAAACCTATCGGACACACACCATATTTTGATATGAATAAAACAATCTGCCGCACTGCTGCACTATTGATAAGCGGTTTTTCATACGCAAACACCGTCATTCCCGATGTCTCCCCCGTCGCACAAGGTCAACATGTCTTCATTAACATCCCTCAGCAACGCCTGTTCCTCTACACCGACGGCAAACTGACCAAGGTTTATCCCGTTGCAGTAGGTCGGGCGATGACGCAAACCAATCTAGGCGAACATAAAATCGGTGCGAAAGCCTATAACCCTGTTTGGTACATCCCCAAATCCATACAGAAAGAACGCGGCGACGGCGTAAAAACCATAGCCGCCGGCCCGGACAACCCTTTGGGGCCGGTTTTTGTCCGCTTAGGCGACCCCAAACTCGGTTTGGGCATACACGGGACCAATGCGCCGGCCAGCGTCCCCGGGGTTCGGAGTCACGGCTGCGTCCGCATGAAATCGCCCGACGCGCTCGAGTTTGCCAAAACCATCGCCAGCGGCTCGCCCGCCTCCGTCATCTATCAAATGGCGGGGCTCAATGAAGATGCGGATCGCAACCTGTGGCTTGCCGCCTTCCGCGACCCTTACGGTAAGAACAACCTTGACATCGCCTCTCTGAAAAAAAGTATTGCGCAATGGGCAAAAACACAGGGTAAAACCATCGCGCCCGAGAAAGTCGATGCTGTACTCAAAGACCGCACCGGATCGGCCGTCTGCCTGACCTGCGGCAAAAACGGCAAGATGAAGATGCCGCTCAAATCGCTGGCGTGGATACAGGGTTCTTCCTCATACAGCCAAGCTGAAGTCATTGAACAAACTGAGGAAACCAACTCTGCCGAAATATCCGAGACACGCACGCCCGAAGTGCCTGATGTACACACGCCCGAGGCACAACCGCATTTAAATACCCAATCCGACGGCACGCCGACTGCCTATACCGAACCGGCTGCCGATTCATCGCCGCAAGTAGAAACACCTGATCAGGCTGCTTCCGAGCCGGTTGATGTATTATTTTCAATAGATGTGATACGGCAGGGAAATTTGCGTTTAGGTAATTGA
- the bioF gene encoding 8-amino-7-oxononanoate synthase, whose protein sequence is MKVFKQQLEQLGAQNQYRSIPDLIHQGRYITRENCKMLNMSSNDYLGLASDENLRRSFLQQYGGNFPSFTSSSSRLLTGNFPIYTDLEELVAQRFQRESALLFNSGYHANLGILPALTTTKSLILADKFVHASMIDGIRLSRCAFFRYRHNDYEHLKNLLEKNVGKFDRTFIVTESVFSMDGDVADLKQLVQLKKQFPNTYLYVDEAHAIGVYGQNGLGIAERDNLIAEIDLLVGTFGKALASVGAYAVCNQVLKECLINQMRPLIFSTALPPFNVAWTYFIFERLPQFSKERSHLEQLSAFLRREVAHRTQIMPSQTCIVPYILGGNEATLAKAEYLQRQGYYCLPIRPPTVPKGTSRIRLSLTADMTMDEVRQFAACL, encoded by the coding sequence ATGAAGGTTTTTAAACAACAGCTTGAACAACTCGGCGCGCAAAACCAATATCGTTCGATTCCGGATTTGATTCATCAAGGGCGGTATATTACGCGGGAAAACTGCAAAATGCTGAATATGTCGTCTAATGATTATTTGGGTTTGGCATCAGATGAAAACTTGCGCCGGTCTTTTTTGCAGCAATACGGCGGTAATTTTCCCTCTTTTACCAGTTCTTCATCGCGTTTATTAACGGGCAACTTTCCTATTTATACCGATTTGGAAGAGCTTGTCGCACAACGTTTCCAACGGGAAAGCGCGTTATTGTTCAACAGCGGCTATCACGCCAATCTCGGTATTTTGCCTGCTTTGACGACGACGAAAAGTTTGATTTTGGCAGATAAATTTGTTCACGCCAGTATGATTGACGGCATCCGTTTGAGCCGGTGTGCGTTTTTCCGTTATCGTCATAATGATTATGAACATTTGAAAAATCTGCTTGAAAAAAACGTCGGAAAATTTGACCGCACTTTTATCGTTACCGAATCTGTTTTCAGTATGGACGGCGATGTGGCGGATTTGAAACAGCTTGTCCAATTAAAAAAACAGTTTCCCAATACTTATCTTTATGTGGATGAAGCCCACGCAATCGGTGTTTATGGGCAAAACGGATTGGGGATTGCCGAACGGGATAATTTGATTGCCGAGATTGATTTATTGGTCGGCACTTTCGGTAAAGCCTTAGCCTCGGTGGGGGCGTATGCCGTCTGCAACCAAGTATTGAAAGAATGTTTGATTAATCAAATGCGCCCATTGATTTTTTCAACCGCATTGCCGCCGTTTAATGTGGCTTGGACTTATTTTATTTTTGAACGATTGCCGCAATTCTCAAAAGAAAGAAGCCATCTTGAGCAGTTAAGCGCATTTTTACGGCGGGAAGTGGCGCATCGGACGCAAATAATGCCGAGCCAAACCTGTATCGTCCCCTATATTTTAGGCGGGAATGAAGCCACCCTTGCCAAAGCGGAATACCTGCAAAGGCAGGGTTATTATTGCCTGCCCATCAGACCACCGACAGTACCAAAAGGTACATCCAGAATACGATTGTCTTTGACGGCAGATATGACAATGGATGAAGTGCGGCAGTTTGCGGCGTGCCTGTAA